Proteins from one Gorilla gorilla gorilla isolate KB3781 chromosome 11, NHGRI_mGorGor1-v2.1_pri, whole genome shotgun sequence genomic window:
- the NMI gene encoding N-myc-interactor, giving the protein MEADKDDTQQILKEHLPDEFIKDEQNKGLIDEITKKNIQLKKEIQKLETELQEATKEFQIKEDIPETKMKFLSVETPENDSQLSNISCSFQVSSKVPYEIQKGQALITFEKEEVAQNVVSMSKHHVQIKDVNLEVTAKPVPLNSGVRFQVYVEVSKMKINVTEIPDTLPEDQMRDKLELSFSKSRNGGGEVDRVDYDRQSGSAVITFVEIGVADKILKKKEYPLYINQTYHRVTVSPYTEIHLKKYQIFSGTSKRTVLLTGMEGIQMDEEIVEDLINIHFQRAKNGGGEVDVVKCSLGQPHIAYFEE; this is encoded by the exons ATGGAAGCTGATAAAGATGACACACAACAAATTCTTAAGGAGCATTTGCCTGATGAATTTATAAAAGATGAGCAAAATAAG GGACTAATTGatgaaattacaaagaaaaatattcaactaAAGAAGGAGATCCAAAAGCTTGAAACGGAGTTACAAGAGGCTACCAAAGAATTCCAG ATTAAAGAGGATATTCCTGAAACAAAGATGAAATTCTTATCAGTTGAAACTCCTGAGAATGACAGCCAGTTGTCAAATATCTCCTGTTCGTTTCAAGTGAGCTCGAAAGTTCCTTATGAGATACAAAAAGGACAAGCACTTATCacctttgaaaaagaagaag ttgCTCAAAATGTGGTAAGCATGAGTAAACATCATGTACAGATAAAAGATGTAAATCTGGAGGTTACAGCCAAGCCAGTTCCATTAAATTCAGGAGTCAGATTCCAG GTTTATGTAGaagtttctaaaatgaaaatcaatgTTACTGAAATTCCTGACACATTgcctgaagatcaaatgagagaCAAACTAGAGCTGAGCTTTTCAAAGTCCCGAAATGGAGGCGGAGAGGTGGACCGCGTGGACTATGACAGACAGTCTGGGAGTGCAGTCATCACGTTTGTGGAGATTGGAG tGGCTGACaagattttgaaaaagaaagaatacccTCTTTATATAAATCAAACCTACCATAGAGTTACTGTTTCTCCATACACAGAAATACACTTGAAAAAGTATCAG atATTTTCAGGAACATCTAAGAGGACAGTGCTTCTGACAGGAATGGAAGGCATTCAAATGGATGAAGAAATTGTGGAGGATTTAATTAACATTCACTTTCAACGGGCAAAGAATGGAGGTGGAGAAGTAGATGTGGTCAAGTGTTCTCTAGGTCAACCTCACATAGCATACTTTGAAGAATAG